In Streptomyces sp. RFCAC02, the following proteins share a genomic window:
- a CDS encoding ABC transporter ATP-binding protein: MYELTDVTKLYRRGKATVAALDKVSLTVPAGSRLVIQGPTGGGKSTLLQILGGLDRATSGQVVLDGTDLARMSEAKLTRLRASRVGFVFQGFHLIPTLTAQENVETALVPLGVRTAERRSRAAEALASVGLAERAGHLPDELSGGQQQRVAIARALVKRPEVLLADEPTGNLDEATRDEVMEVLETQWRDQGWTFVMVTHDSGIARRADRVARIANGRVQVTERSAGQTAG; the protein is encoded by the coding sequence GTGTACGAACTCACCGACGTCACCAAGCTCTACCGCCGCGGCAAGGCCACGGTCGCCGCGCTCGACAAGGTGTCCCTGACCGTGCCGGCCGGCAGCCGCCTGGTCATCCAGGGACCCACCGGCGGCGGCAAGTCCACGCTGCTGCAGATCCTCGGCGGCCTCGACCGCGCCACGTCGGGGCAGGTCGTGCTCGACGGCACGGACCTGGCCCGCATGTCGGAGGCGAAGCTGACACGGCTGCGGGCGAGCCGCGTCGGCTTCGTCTTCCAGGGGTTCCACCTGATACCGACCCTGACGGCGCAGGAGAACGTCGAGACCGCCCTCGTCCCGCTCGGCGTCCGCACGGCGGAGCGCCGGTCCCGCGCCGCCGAGGCCCTCGCCTCCGTCGGCCTCGCCGAACGCGCCGGCCACCTGCCGGACGAGCTGTCCGGCGGCCAGCAGCAGCGCGTCGCCATCGCCCGCGCCCTGGTGAAGCGCCCCGAGGTGCTGCTCGCCGACGAGCCGACCGGCAACCTCGACGAGGCCACGCGCGACGAGGTGATGGAGGTCCTGGAGACGCAGTGGCGCGACCAGGGCTGGACGTTCGTCATGGTGACGCACGACAGCGGCATCGCCCGCCGCGCCGACCGGGTGGCGCGCATCGCGAACGGCCGCGTGCAGGTCACCGAACGGTCGGCGGGACAGACGGCGGGCTGA
- a CDS encoding nucleoside triphosphate pyrophosphatase, which translates to MRTLVLASQSPARLGLLRQAGLAPEVIVSGVDEDALHAPTPGALAQVLAEAKAVAVAGRPEVAGAVVVGCDSVLDLDGRALGKPADAEEAVARWKAMRGRTGVLRTGHCVIDTVNGRRAAATAHTTVRFGEPTDAEVAAYVASGEPLHVAGAFTLDGRSAPFIDGIDGDPGNVIGLSLPLLRRLLRDGLGIAITDLWA; encoded by the coding sequence ATGAGAACGCTCGTGCTCGCCTCCCAGTCCCCCGCGCGCCTCGGCCTCCTGCGGCAGGCCGGGCTCGCGCCCGAGGTGATCGTCAGCGGCGTGGACGAGGACGCCCTGCACGCCCCCACGCCCGGCGCGCTCGCCCAGGTTCTCGCCGAGGCCAAGGCGGTCGCCGTCGCCGGGCGGCCCGAGGTGGCGGGGGCGGTCGTCGTCGGCTGCGACTCGGTCCTCGACCTCGACGGCCGCGCGCTCGGCAAGCCCGCCGACGCCGAGGAGGCCGTCGCCCGCTGGAAGGCGATGCGCGGCCGTACCGGTGTCCTGCGCACCGGCCACTGCGTCATCGACACGGTGAACGGCCGCCGCGCCGCCGCCACCGCGCACACGACCGTGCGGTTCGGTGAGCCGACCGACGCCGAGGTCGCCGCCTACGTCGCGTCCGGTGAACCGCTGCACGTCGCGGGCGCGTTCACCCTGGACGGGCGGTCCGCGCCGTTCATCGACGGCATCGACGGCGACCCGGGCAACGTCATCGGCCTGTCACTGCCCCTGCTCCGGCGCCTCCTGCGCGACGGGCTCGGCATCGCCATCACCGACCTGTGGGCCTGA